A section of the Sphingomonas ginsenosidivorax genome encodes:
- a CDS encoding GIY-YIG nuclease family protein: protein MAREPCVYILSSGRHGTLYIGVTSSLMARLYQHRTGAFPGFTKRYDVKRLVHFEMFADMPSAIAREKQLKAWRRDWKIELIEVENPFWEDLAIGLGLEPLPTR from the coding sequence ATGGCGCGCGAACCCTGTGTCTACATATTGTCGAGCGGGCGTCACGGTACGCTCTATATCGGCGTCACGTCGAGCCTGATGGCGCGCCTGTATCAGCATCGAACAGGCGCGTTTCCCGGCTTCACGAAGCGATATGACGTCAAACGGCTGGTCCATTTCGAGATGTTCGCCGACATGCCCTCCGCCATCGCTCGCGAGAAGCAACTGAAGGCATGGCGCCGCGACTGGAAGATCGAGCTGATCGAAGTGGAAAACCCGTTCTGGGAGGACCTTGCGATCGGGCTGGGACTCGAACCACTGCCGACGCGGTGA
- a CDS encoding acyl-CoA dehydrogenase family protein, whose product MTNQFDLTDDQREIQELARRFTADRITPHAAEWDEKHIFPRDTIKTAAELGFASIYVSEESGGIALGRLEAALIMEAMAYGCPSTSAFISIHNMASWMIDRFGSQTVKDKYLPDLVTMARLASYCLTEPGSGSDAAALKTRAVKDGDDWIVTGSKQFISGAGENEVYVTMVRTGEEGPKGISCLVIEKDMPGVSFGANEKKLGWHSQPTRQVIFDGVRVPGENLVGSLGEGFRIAMMGLDGGRLNIGACSLGGAQRCLDEAITYTKDRKQFGKAIADFQNTQFTLADMATELEAARALLYIAAAKVTDNAPDKTKFAAMAKRLATDTGSSVVDRALQLHGGYGYLQDYPIERFWRDLRVHSILEGTNQVMRMIVGRELTRS is encoded by the coding sequence ATGACCAACCAGTTCGACCTCACCGACGACCAGCGCGAGATCCAGGAGCTCGCGCGGCGTTTTACCGCCGACCGCATCACTCCGCACGCCGCGGAGTGGGACGAGAAGCACATCTTCCCGCGCGACACGATCAAGACGGCGGCCGAGCTCGGCTTCGCGTCGATCTACGTCAGCGAGGAGTCCGGCGGCATCGCGCTAGGCCGGCTCGAGGCGGCGCTGATCATGGAGGCGATGGCCTATGGCTGCCCCTCCACCTCGGCGTTCATCTCCATCCACAACATGGCGTCGTGGATGATCGACCGGTTCGGCAGCCAGACGGTCAAGGACAAGTATCTCCCCGACCTCGTCACGATGGCGCGGCTCGCCAGCTATTGCCTGACCGAGCCCGGCTCGGGCTCCGACGCAGCCGCGCTCAAGACCCGCGCTGTGAAGGACGGCGACGACTGGATCGTCACCGGCTCGAAGCAGTTCATCTCGGGCGCGGGCGAGAACGAGGTCTACGTCACCATGGTCCGCACCGGCGAGGAGGGCCCCAAGGGCATTTCCTGCCTGGTCATCGAGAAGGACATGCCCGGCGTTTCGTTCGGCGCGAACGAGAAGAAGCTCGGCTGGCATTCGCAGCCGACGCGGCAGGTGATCTTCGACGGTGTGCGCGTGCCGGGCGAGAACCTCGTCGGCAGCCTCGGCGAGGGGTTCCGGATCGCGATGATGGGGCTCGACGGCGGGCGTCTCAACATCGGCGCGTGCTCGCTCGGCGGCGCGCAGCGGTGCCTCGACGAGGCGATCACGTACACCAAGGACCGGAAGCAGTTCGGCAAGGCGATCGCCGACTTCCAGAACACGCAGTTCACGCTGGCCGACATGGCGACCGAACTCGAGGCGGCACGCGCGCTGCTCTACATCGCCGCCGCCAAGGTGACGGACAACGCGCCCGACAAGACCAAGTTCGCCGCGATGGCGAAGCGGCTTGCGACGGACACGGGATCGTCGGTGGTCGACCGTGCGCTTCAGCTTCACGGCGGCTATGGGTATCTGCAGGATTATCCGATCGAACGCTTCTGGCGCGACTTGCGCGTGCATTCGATCCTCGAAGGGACGAACCAGGTCATGCGGATGATCGTCGGCCGCGAGCTGACGCGGTCGTGA
- a CDS encoding enoyl-CoA hydratase/isomerase family protein — MTNDLISEIDGSVGRIRLNRPKALHALNLTMCEGVLDALEAWRADPAVEVVTIDHAEGRGFCAGGDIRMLAVSGAGDGSDARAFFHTEYRMNHRLFTYAKPTVAFMDGITMGGGVGLALPCRFRVATENTKFAMPETGIGLFPDVGGGWYLSRLPGRIGQYVALTGHRLDGADCLALGLATHYLPSAALDAAKAGLAETPQDIAGVLDALATVAPEARILNDQPAIDRLFASDVLEEILDALAADGGEWATATLATLRTKSPQSMKVSLRLLADGAAMPTFEDEMRQEYAVGAHVVQRHDFIEGVRAVIVDKDNAPRWEPATPDAVSDHLIEQIFAPLPENEAWTPN, encoded by the coding sequence GTGACCAATGATCTGATTTCGGAGATCGACGGCTCTGTCGGCCGGATCCGGCTCAATCGGCCCAAGGCGCTCCACGCACTCAACCTCACAATGTGCGAAGGCGTGCTCGATGCGCTTGAGGCGTGGCGCGCCGACCCGGCGGTGGAGGTCGTGACCATCGACCATGCCGAGGGCCGCGGGTTTTGCGCCGGCGGGGACATCCGGATGCTCGCCGTGTCCGGTGCGGGCGACGGCAGCGATGCCCGCGCCTTCTTCCATACCGAGTACCGTATGAACCACCGGCTGTTCACCTATGCCAAGCCGACCGTCGCGTTCATGGACGGGATCACGATGGGCGGCGGTGTCGGGCTCGCGCTGCCCTGCCGGTTCCGCGTCGCGACCGAGAACACCAAGTTCGCGATGCCCGAGACCGGGATCGGGTTGTTCCCCGATGTCGGCGGGGGCTGGTATCTGTCGCGGCTGCCGGGGCGGATCGGGCAGTATGTCGCGCTGACCGGGCACCGGCTCGACGGCGCCGACTGCCTCGCGCTGGGGCTGGCGACGCATTACCTGCCAAGCGCGGCGCTGGATGCGGCGAAGGCCGGGCTGGCAGAGACGCCGCAGGACATTGCCGGCGTGCTCGATGCGCTCGCCACGGTGGCACCCGAGGCGCGGATCCTGAACGACCAGCCGGCGATCGACCGGTTGTTCGCGTCCGATGTGCTCGAGGAGATCCTCGACGCACTGGCGGCGGACGGGGGCGAGTGGGCGACCGCCACGCTGGCCACGCTCAGGACCAAGTCGCCGCAGTCGATGAAGGTGTCGCTGCGGCTGCTCGCCGACGGCGCGGCAATGCCGACCTTCGAGGACGAGATGCGCCAGGAATATGCGGTCGGCGCGCACGTCGTGCAGCGCCACGACTTTATCGAGGGTGTCCGCGCGGTGATCGTCGACAAGGACAACGCGCCGCGCTGGGAGCCGGCTACGCCGGACGCAGTAAGCGACCACCTGATCGAGCAGATCTTCGCGCCACTTCCCGAGAACGAGGCGTGGACACCGAATTAA
- a CDS encoding enoyl-CoA hydratase, translating into MPYETILVERRDRVTLVTLNRPQALNALNSQVLAELLDAFAAFDADPDQGCAVLTGSAKAFAAGADIKEMQAQGIADMYAADFFAGWDRFTRTRKPIIAAVAGFALGGGCELAMMCDFILAADTAKFGQPEVKLAVTPGMGGSQRLTRAVGKAKAMEMCLTGRMMSAEEAERAGLVSRIVSADDLVEEALKTAAMIASMAPLAVLANKEMVNAAFETGLGMGVQFERRLFHALFGTADQSEGMAAFVEKRAGVWTGK; encoded by the coding sequence ATGCCCTACGAAACCATCCTCGTCGAACGGCGCGACCGCGTCACGCTGGTCACGCTCAACCGCCCGCAGGCGCTCAATGCGCTCAACTCGCAGGTCCTGGCCGAACTGCTCGACGCGTTCGCCGCGTTCGACGCGGACCCGGACCAGGGCTGCGCAGTGCTGACCGGCAGCGCGAAGGCGTTCGCGGCGGGCGCGGACATCAAGGAGATGCAGGCGCAGGGCATCGCCGACATGTACGCGGCCGATTTCTTCGCCGGCTGGGACCGGTTCACGCGGACTCGCAAGCCGATCATCGCCGCGGTCGCCGGGTTCGCGCTCGGCGGCGGGTGCGAGCTGGCGATGATGTGCGACTTCATCCTTGCCGCCGACACTGCCAAGTTCGGCCAGCCCGAGGTCAAGCTCGCGGTGACGCCAGGCATGGGTGGCTCGCAGCGCCTGACCCGTGCAGTCGGCAAGGCCAAGGCGATGGAGATGTGCCTGACCGGCCGGATGATGTCCGCCGAGGAGGCCGAGCGCGCCGGGCTGGTCAGCCGAATCGTTTCCGCCGACGATCTGGTCGAGGAAGCCCTCAAGACTGCCGCGATGATCGCGTCGATGGCGCCGCTCGCGGTGCTGGCGAACAAGGAGATGGTCAACGCCGCGTTCGAGACCGGGCTCGGCATGGGCGTGCAGTTCGAGCGCCGGCTGTTCCACGCGCTGTTCGGCACCGCCGACCAGAGCGAAGGCATGGCGGCGTTCGTCGAGAAGCGCGCCGGGGTGTGGACGGGGAAATGA
- the mmsB gene encoding 3-hydroxyisobutyrate dehydrogenase, translated as MARIGFIGLGNMGGGMAANLAKKGHDVRAFDLSADALARAETAGCLPVGSAVEAADGAEAIVTMLPAGRHVAEVYESLFGVVAPSAILIDCSTIDIETAKAVAVAAQGRGMAAVDAPVSGGIAAANAGTLTFMVGGSAEDFARAQPYLADMGKAVIHAGANGAGQAVKMCNNMLLGATMIATCEAFALAQKLGLDPQTFYDISSVSSGQSWSMTSYAPLPSVGPETPADHDYQGGFATALMLKDLRLAMAAAKDAGAQTPMGSKAAELYEAFAADGQGAVDFSGIIRTL; from the coding sequence ATGGCACGCATCGGATTCATCGGGCTTGGCAACATGGGCGGCGGAATGGCCGCCAACCTCGCGAAGAAGGGGCACGACGTCCGCGCGTTCGACCTGTCCGCCGACGCGCTCGCGCGTGCCGAGACGGCGGGCTGCCTTCCGGTTGGCTCCGCGGTCGAGGCGGCGGACGGCGCGGAGGCGATCGTGACGATGCTGCCCGCGGGGCGGCATGTCGCCGAGGTCTATGAATCGCTGTTCGGCGTCGTCGCGCCGTCGGCGATCCTGATCGACTGTTCAACGATCGACATCGAGACCGCCAAGGCCGTCGCGGTCGCCGCGCAGGGCCGCGGGATGGCGGCGGTCGACGCGCCGGTGTCGGGCGGGATCGCGGCGGCGAACGCCGGCACGCTGACCTTCATGGTCGGCGGCTCCGCGGAGGATTTCGCGCGCGCCCAGCCGTACCTGGCGGACATGGGCAAGGCGGTGATCCACGCCGGCGCCAACGGCGCAGGGCAGGCGGTCAAGATGTGCAACAACATGCTGCTCGGTGCGACGATGATCGCGACGTGCGAGGCGTTCGCGCTCGCTCAGAAGCTGGGGCTGGACCCGCAGACCTTCTACGACATCTCGTCGGTGAGTTCGGGGCAGAGCTGGTCGATGACCTCCTACGCCCCGCTCCCCAGCGTCGGGCCGGAGACGCCCGCGGACCACGACTATCAGGGCGGTTTCGCGACCGCGCTCATGCTCAAGGACCTGCGGCTCGCGATGGCGGCGGCGAAGGATGCCGGCGCGCAGACCCCGATGGGGTCGAAGGCGGCGGAACTCTACGAGGCGTTCGCCGCCGACGGGCAGGGGGCAGTCGACTTTTCGGGGATCATCCGGACGCTGTAG
- a CDS encoding MAPEG family protein has product MPDHTALPTELILLGWSTVMLFAHIMLQGQLVTRERGVDWNAGARDGAETPLGDYAGRATRALANFQETYPIFVALALGLAVTGRTGGIGAIGAILWFVARIVYVPLYLFGVKYVRSLCWLVSILGLLLMLIRFL; this is encoded by the coding sequence ATGCCCGATCATACCGCGCTGCCGACTGAACTGATCCTGCTCGGCTGGTCGACCGTGATGCTGTTCGCCCATATCATGCTGCAGGGCCAGCTGGTCACGCGCGAGCGCGGGGTCGACTGGAATGCGGGCGCGCGCGACGGGGCGGAGACGCCGCTTGGCGACTATGCCGGCCGGGCGACGCGCGCGCTCGCCAATTTCCAGGAGACCTATCCGATCTTCGTCGCGCTCGCGCTCGGCCTCGCAGTAACCGGCCGCACCGGCGGGATCGGTGCGATCGGAGCGATCCTGTGGTTCGTCGCGCGGATCGTGTACGTGCCGCTCTACCTGTTCGGCGTGAAGTACGTCCGCTCGCTCTGCTGGCTGGTCTCGATCCTCGGGCTGCTGCTGATGCTGATCCGCTTCCTCTGA
- a CDS encoding TetR/AcrR family transcriptional regulator, with amino-acid sequence MNICSLSPIKGRPREFDLDEALAAALRVFWRNGYEAASMTELTAAMGITKPSLYAAFGNKEALFHKALDLYEREKLAYMTSAMEAPTARGVAERLLRGALAMQTSTCDPKGCLGVISAAACGAEAESIKAEVVKRRASSEAMIIRRFEQAVADGEVPEGMTAAALVRYLFAIMQGLALQGGSGATCDELEQLVETSLAVWPTK; translated from the coding sequence ATGAATATCTGTTCGCTTTCCCCGATCAAGGGCCGTCCGCGCGAGTTCGATCTCGACGAGGCCCTGGCCGCCGCGCTTCGCGTATTCTGGCGCAACGGCTACGAAGCCGCGTCGATGACCGAGCTGACCGCGGCGATGGGCATCACCAAGCCCAGCCTCTACGCCGCGTTCGGCAACAAGGAAGCCCTGTTCCACAAGGCGCTCGACCTCTACGAGCGCGAGAAGCTGGCGTACATGACCTCCGCGATGGAGGCGCCGACCGCGCGCGGGGTGGCCGAACGGCTGCTGCGCGGTGCGCTGGCGATGCAGACCAGCACCTGCGATCCCAAGGGCTGCCTTGGCGTCATCAGCGCGGCGGCCTGTGGCGCAGAAGCCGAATCGATCAAGGCCGAGGTCGTCAAACGTCGCGCTTCGTCGGAGGCGATGATCATCCGGCGGTTCGAGCAGGCGGTCGCGGACGGGGAAGTCCCCGAAGGCATGACCGCCGCGGCGCTGGTCCGCTACCTGTTCGCGATCATGCAGGGGCTCGCCCTGCAGGGCGGATCGGGCGCGACCTGCGACGAACTCGAGCAGCTCGTCGAGACGAGCCTTGCGGTCTGGCCGACCAAGTAA
- a CDS encoding isovaleryl-CoA dehydrogenase, with product MIPDFDFALGENADMIRESTHAFATAEIAPLAARIDAEDWFPRELWPAMGALGLHGITVEEEFGGLGLGYLEHVVAVEEVSRASASIGLSYGAHSNLCVNQIRRWATPEQKAKCLPKLVSGEHVGSLAMSEAGAGSDVVSMKLRARKTDSGYVLDGTKFWITNAAYADTLVVYAKTGEGSRGITAFLIEKDMPGFSIGQKIDKMGMRGSPTAELVFDGCEVPDSAVMGPLNGGVGVLMSGLDYERAVLAGIQLGIMQACLDVVIPYVRERKQFGQPIGQFQLIQAKVADMYVALSSARAYVYAVAKSCDAGKTTRFDAAGAILLASESAVKVSLESIQALGGAGYTKDWPVERFMRDAKLLDIGAGTNEVRRMLIGRELIGAAPKVAQ from the coding sequence ATGATACCCGATTTCGATTTCGCGCTCGGCGAAAACGCGGACATGATTCGCGAGTCGACGCACGCCTTTGCGACCGCGGAGATCGCGCCGCTTGCCGCTCGGATCGACGCGGAGGACTGGTTCCCGCGCGAGCTCTGGCCTGCGATGGGGGCGCTCGGGCTGCACGGCATCACCGTCGAGGAGGAATTCGGCGGCTTGGGCCTCGGCTATCTCGAGCATGTCGTCGCGGTCGAGGAAGTGTCGCGCGCGTCCGCGTCGATCGGCCTCAGCTACGGCGCGCATTCCAACCTGTGCGTCAACCAGATCCGTCGCTGGGCAACGCCTGAGCAGAAGGCGAAATGTCTGCCGAAACTGGTCTCGGGCGAGCATGTCGGGAGCCTCGCCATGTCGGAGGCCGGAGCGGGTTCTGACGTCGTCTCGATGAAGCTGCGCGCGCGGAAAACCGATAGCGGCTATGTCCTCGACGGCACGAAATTCTGGATCACCAACGCGGCTTACGCGGATACCCTCGTCGTCTATGCGAAGACCGGCGAGGGCAGCCGCGGCATCACCGCCTTCCTGATCGAGAAGGACATGCCGGGCTTCTCGATCGGGCAGAAGATCGACAAGATGGGGATGCGCGGCAGCCCAACCGCCGAACTCGTGTTCGACGGTTGCGAGGTGCCCGACAGCGCGGTGATGGGGCCGCTCAACGGTGGCGTCGGCGTGCTGATGTCGGGGCTCGATTACGAGCGTGCGGTGCTTGCGGGGATCCAGCTCGGGATCATGCAGGCGTGCCTCGATGTCGTCATCCCCTATGTCCGCGAGCGGAAACAGTTCGGACAGCCGATCGGCCAGTTCCAGCTGATCCAGGCGAAGGTTGCCGACATGTATGTCGCGCTGAGTTCGGCACGCGCGTACGTCTACGCGGTCGCCAAGAGCTGCGACGCGGGCAAGACCACGCGGTTCGACGCCGCGGGTGCGATCCTGCTCGCCAGCGAAAGCGCCGTGAAGGTGAGCCTCGAATCGATCCAGGCGCTGGGCGGTGCCGGCTATACCAAGGACTGGCCGGTCGAACGGTTCATGCGCGACGCGAAGCTGCTCGATATCGGCGCAGGGACCAACGAGGTCCGACGGATGCTGATCGGCCGCGAACTGATCGGCGCGGCGCCAAAGGTGGCGCAGTGA
- a CDS encoding carboxyl transferase domain-containing protein, with product MTAPILTSALSPESDTFRANAAHNRALAETLREDVARTALGGNEKARDRHTARGKLLPRDRVERLLDPGSPFLEIGQLAANGLYDDEVPGAGVIAGIGRVSGRQCMILCNDATVKGGTYFPLTVKKHLRAQEIAQENRLPCIYLVDSGGANLPHQAEVFPDRDHFGRIFYNQAQMSALGIPQIACVMGSCTAGGAYVPAMSDETIIVRGQGTIFLAGPPLVKAATGEVISAEELGGADTHGRRSGVVDHVAENDEHALTIVRDIVSTLSPQLPMPVNVQTPRPPKFDAEELYGIVPSDVRAPYDVHEVIARLVDGSEFHEFKALYGTSLVCGFAHIWGMPVAILANNGVLFSESAQKGAHFIELACQRRIPLLFLQNISGFMVGGKYEAEGIAKHGAKLVTAVATATVPKITVLIGGSFGAGNYGMCGRAYSPRFLFTWPNSRISVMGGEQAASVLATVHRDADNWTPEQAEAFKAPVRQKYEDEGNPWYATARLWDDGIIDPAQTRDVLGLALAATLNAPIPERPAFGVFRM from the coding sequence ATGACCGCACCCATCCTCACCTCCGCGCTGTCCCCCGAAAGCGACACCTTCCGCGCCAACGCCGCACATAACCGCGCGCTTGCCGAGACCCTCCGCGAAGACGTCGCGCGCACCGCGCTCGGCGGTAACGAGAAGGCCCGCGACCGCCATACCGCGCGCGGCAAGCTGCTTCCGCGCGACCGCGTCGAACGCCTGCTCGACCCCGGCAGCCCGTTCCTCGAGATCGGCCAACTCGCCGCCAACGGCCTCTACGACGACGAGGTGCCCGGCGCCGGCGTGATCGCGGGGATCGGGCGAGTCTCGGGCCGCCAGTGCATGATCCTGTGCAACGACGCCACGGTGAAGGGCGGCACCTACTTCCCACTCACCGTGAAGAAGCATCTGCGCGCGCAGGAAATCGCACAGGAAAACCGCCTTCCGTGCATCTACCTCGTCGACAGCGGCGGCGCGAACCTGCCGCACCAGGCCGAGGTGTTTCCCGACCGCGATCATTTCGGCCGCATCTTCTACAACCAGGCACAGATGTCCGCGCTCGGCATCCCGCAGATCGCGTGCGTGATGGGCAGCTGCACCGCGGGTGGCGCGTATGTGCCCGCGATGTCCGACGAGACGATCATCGTGCGTGGGCAGGGGACGATCTTTCTCGCCGGCCCACCGCTGGTGAAGGCCGCGACCGGCGAAGTGATTTCGGCGGAGGAACTCGGCGGCGCGGATACGCACGGGCGCCGCTCCGGCGTGGTCGACCATGTCGCCGAGAATGACGAGCACGCGCTGACGATCGTCCGCGACATCGTCTCGACGCTCAGCCCCCAGCTGCCCATGCCGGTCAACGTCCAGACGCCCCGACCGCCGAAGTTCGACGCCGAGGAATTGTACGGGATCGTGCCGAGCGACGTCCGTGCGCCGTACGACGTGCACGAGGTCATCGCGCGTTTGGTCGACGGATCCGAATTCCACGAGTTCAAAGCGCTTTACGGCACGTCCCTCGTATGCGGTTTCGCGCATATCTGGGGCATGCCCGTCGCGATCCTCGCCAACAACGGCGTGCTGTTCAGCGAGAGCGCGCAGAAGGGCGCGCATTTCATCGAGCTCGCCTGCCAGCGGCGGATCCCGCTGCTGTTCCTGCAGAACATCTCGGGCTTCATGGTCGGTGGCAAGTACGAGGCGGAAGGCATTGCCAAGCATGGCGCCAAGCTCGTCACCGCCGTCGCCACCGCGACCGTGCCGAAGATAACCGTGCTGATCGGCGGCAGCTTCGGCGCGGGCAATTACGGGATGTGCGGGCGCGCCTATTCGCCCCGCTTCCTGTTCACCTGGCCCAACAGCCGGATCTCGGTCATGGGCGGCGAACAGGCGGCCTCGGTGCTCGCCACCGTCCACCGCGATGCGGACAACTGGACGCCCGAGCAGGCCGAAGCCTTCAAGGCGCCGGTCCGCCAGAAGTACGAGGACGAGGGCAATCCCTGGTACGCCACCGCGCGGCTGTGGGACGACGGGATCATCGACCCGGCGCAGACCCGCGACGTGCTCGGCCTTGCGCTCGCCGCGACGCTCAATGCTCCCATCCCCGAACGCCCGGCGTTCGGCGTGTTCCGGATGTAA
- a CDS encoding nuclear transport factor 2 family protein produces MILFLLAQITPVQPIVKGTGLPPAVVSEESGVLVPIDALFAALAARDPQAVLAAMRPDAGATVAEEKPDGTRSVRHMTAVQFAAMVKPGPERYAERISDPAIEIDGDIAMVWAPYVFTIDGKPAHCGYNHFDLVRESGRWKIQNVTWSSRTTSCVAQ; encoded by the coding sequence ATGATCCTGTTCCTTCTTGCCCAGATCACCCCCGTCCAGCCGATCGTGAAGGGCACCGGACTGCCCCCCGCGGTCGTCAGCGAGGAAAGCGGCGTGCTGGTACCGATCGACGCGCTGTTCGCAGCGCTCGCCGCGCGCGACCCGCAAGCGGTGCTTGCCGCGATGCGCCCCGATGCAGGCGCGACCGTCGCCGAGGAGAAACCCGACGGCACGCGTTCGGTCCGCCACATGACCGCAGTGCAGTTCGCCGCGATGGTGAAGCCGGGCCCCGAACGCTACGCCGAACGCATCAGCGACCCTGCGATCGAGATCGACGGCGATATCGCGATGGTCTGGGCGCCATACGTCTTCACGATCGACGGCAAGCCCGCGCATTGCGGCTACAATCATTTCGACCTGGTGCGCGAGAGCGGCCGGTGGAAAATCCAGAACGTGACCTGGTCGTCGCGGACGACGAGCTGCGTGGCCCAATGA
- a CDS encoding acetyl/propionyl/methylcrotonyl-CoA carboxylase subunit alpha, which yields MITSLLIANRGEIACRIIRTARALGIRTVAVYSDADANALHVRQADEAVHIGASPVRESYLVGERIITAAKETGAEAIHPGYGFLSENADFAQAVIDAGLIWVGPAPDSIRAMGLKDAAKALMIAAGVPVTPGYMGDDQSLDRLQAEADATGYPVLIKAVAGGGGKGMRRVDAASDFADALLSCRREAESSFGNTHVLIEKYILSPRHIEVQVFGDTHGNVVHLFERDCSLQRRHQKVIEEAPAPGMDAATRAAICAAAVKAAKAVDYVGAGTIEFIADASEGLRADRIWFMEMNTRLQVEHPVTEEITGQDLVEWQLRVASGEALPKRQDELAIDGWAMEARLYAEDPRTGFLPSIGTLERFDLGEATRVDTGVEQGAAISPFYDPMIAKVIAWGPDRETARETLADALDGAVVWPVRSNAGFLVEALDHPVFVSGEVDTGLIAREGDALMPPDRPTEEALIAAAARLSGAGPNSGFRLNAARQMEALFLLDGKPVAIDFADASATVATGDDVLITEGGQSWQLTRWRATGVAAGAAADGAILSPMPGRILAVDVAVGDAVVKGQKLVTLEAMKMEHSLTAPFDGVVEALAATVGGQVSEGTVLVTIVTSTPSP from the coding sequence ATGATTACGTCGCTCCTGATCGCCAACCGCGGCGAGATCGCCTGCCGCATCATCCGCACCGCGCGCGCGCTGGGGATCCGCACCGTCGCCGTCTACTCCGACGCCGATGCGAACGCGCTGCACGTCCGGCAGGCCGACGAGGCCGTGCATATCGGCGCCTCGCCGGTGCGCGAAAGCTATCTGGTCGGCGAGCGGATCATCACCGCCGCGAAAGAGACCGGCGCCGAGGCGATCCACCCCGGCTATGGCTTTCTCTCCGAAAATGCCGACTTCGCGCAAGCCGTGATCGATGCCGGACTGATCTGGGTCGGCCCGGCCCCCGACAGCATCCGCGCCATGGGGCTGAAGGACGCTGCCAAGGCACTGATGATCGCCGCCGGCGTCCCCGTCACGCCCGGCTATATGGGCGATGACCAGAGCCTTGACCGGCTCCAGGCCGAGGCGGACGCGACGGGCTATCCCGTGCTCATCAAGGCAGTCGCGGGCGGCGGCGGCAAAGGCATGCGCCGCGTCGACGCCGCGTCCGACTTCGCCGACGCGCTGCTGTCGTGCCGACGCGAGGCGGAATCGTCGTTCGGCAATACGCATGTGCTGATCGAGAAATACATCCTCTCGCCCCGCCACATCGAGGTCCAGGTATTCGGCGACACGCACGGCAACGTCGTCCACCTCTTCGAACGCGATTGTTCTCTGCAGCGCCGTCACCAGAAGGTGATCGAGGAAGCCCCCGCGCCCGGCATGGACGCGGCGACGCGCGCGGCGATCTGCGCTGCCGCGGTGAAGGCGGCGAAGGCGGTCGACTATGTCGGCGCCGGCACGATCGAGTTCATCGCCGACGCGAGCGAAGGCCTGCGCGCCGACCGCATCTGGTTCATGGAGATGAACACGCGGCTCCAGGTCGAGCATCCGGTGACCGAGGAGATCACGGGGCAGGACCTGGTCGAATGGCAGCTGCGCGTCGCGAGCGGGGAGGCGTTGCCGAAGCGGCAGGACGAGTTGGCCATCGACGGCTGGGCGATGGAAGCGCGGCTCTATGCCGAGGATCCGCGCACCGGCTTCCTGCCGAGCATCGGGACGCTCGAGCGGTTCGATCTCGGCGAAGCGACGCGCGTCGATACCGGGGTCGAGCAGGGCGCGGCGATCTCGCCCTTCTACGATCCGATGATCGCCAAGGTGATCGCCTGGGGCCCCGATCGCGAGACTGCGCGCGAGACGCTGGCCGATGCGCTCGACGGCGCGGTAGTGTGGCCGGTGCGGTCGAATGCGGGATTCCTGGTCGAGGCGCTGGACCATCCGGTATTCGTCTCGGGCGAGGTCGACACCGGGCTGATCGCGCGCGAGGGCGATGCGCTCATGCCGCCCGACCGACCGACCGAGGAAGCGTTGATCGCTGCTGCCGCACGGTTGTCGGGGGCGGGGCCGAACAGTGGCTTCCGCCTCAATGCAGCGCGCCAGATGGAAGCGCTGTTCCTGCTCGACGGCAAGCCGGTCGCGATCGATTTCGCCGACGCATCCGCGACGGTAGCGACCGGCGACGATGTGCTGATCACGGAGGGCGGCCAGAGCTGGCAACTGACGCGCTGGCGCGCGACCGGAGTCGCGGCGGGTGCCGCCGCCGACGGCGCGATCCTGTCGCCGATGCCGGGGCGGATCCTTGCAGTCGACGTTGCCGTCGGCGATGCGGTGGTGAAGGGTCAGAAGCTCGTCACGCTGGAGGCGATGAAGATGGAGCATTCGCTGACCGCGCCGTTCGACGGGGTGGTCGAGGCGCTCGCGGCCACGGTCGGCGGGCAGGTGTCCGAGGGGACGGTACTGGTGACGATCGTCACCTCCACCCCGTCACCCTGA